From Methanoculleus oceani, a single genomic window includes:
- the nifS gene encoding cysteine desulfurase NifS — MERRRSVYMDHAATTPTRPEVVEAMLPYFSERFGNPSSLYTLAREAKGAVEEARGRVAAAIGASPEEIFFTSGGTEADNWAVKGVAAASRKKGDHIVTSAIEHHAVLHTCRALEKQGYRVTYLPVDEFGRVDPGTVEEAITDRTVLVSVMAANNEIGTIQPVRAIAGVAHDHGVPFHTDAVQAIGAFPVDVEEMGADLLAISAHKFGGPKATGALYVRKKTRIGTFMDGGAQERGRRAGTENVPGIVGLGRAIELAVAGMPRNAARLAAMRDRLIRGSLEAIPDTRLNGHPVERLPNNVNVAFRYVEGESILLMLDALGVAASTGSACTSASLEPSHVLTACGLPHEEAHGSLRLTLGPRNTDDDVDYVLEVLPGIIGRLREMSPLREVT, encoded by the coding sequence ATGGAGCGGAGACGTTCGGTCTACATGGACCATGCGGCGACGACACCGACGCGGCCCGAGGTCGTCGAGGCGATGCTCCCCTACTTCTCGGAGCGGTTCGGGAACCCCTCCTCGCTTTATACCCTCGCCCGGGAGGCGAAGGGGGCGGTGGAAGAAGCGCGGGGACGGGTGGCGGCGGCGATCGGCGCGAGTCCCGAGGAGATCTTCTTCACCTCGGGCGGGACGGAGGCCGACAACTGGGCGGTCAAGGGGGTGGCGGCGGCGAGCCGGAAGAAGGGCGACCATATCGTCACCTCCGCAATCGAGCACCACGCCGTCCTCCATACCTGCCGGGCGCTCGAGAAGCAGGGCTACCGGGTGACCTATCTCCCGGTCGACGAGTTCGGCCGGGTGGATCCGGGAACCGTCGAGGAGGCGATCACCGATCGGACAGTCCTCGTCTCGGTGATGGCCGCGAACAACGAGATCGGGACAATTCAGCCGGTCCGGGCGATTGCGGGAGTCGCCCACGACCACGGCGTCCCGTTCCATACCGACGCTGTTCAGGCGATCGGGGCCTTCCCGGTGGATGTCGAAGAGATGGGGGCCGACCTCCTCGCCATCTCCGCCCACAAGTTCGGCGGCCCGAAGGCGACGGGAGCGCTCTATGTCAGAAAGAAGACCAGGATCGGGACGTTCATGGACGGCGGGGCGCAGGAGCGGGGCCGGCGGGCCGGGACCGAGAACGTTCCCGGGATCGTGGGGCTCGGGCGGGCGATCGAACTTGCGGTCGCCGGGATGCCCCGGAACGCCGCCCGGCTTGCCGCGATGCGGGACCGGCTGATCCGGGGGAGCCTGGAGGCGATCCCCGATACCCGGTTAAACGGCCACCCGGTCGAGCGGCTCCCGAATAACGTCAACGTCGCGTTCCGCTACGTCGAGGGGGAGTCGATCCTCCTCATGCTCGACGCCCTCGGGGTCGCCGCCTCGACCGGGAGCGCCTGCACCTCGGCGTCGCTCGAGCCCTCGCACGTCCTGACCGCCTGCGGCCTCCCCCACGAGGAGGCTCACGGCTCGCTCCGGCTCACCCTGGGGCCCCGGAACACCGACGACGACGTCGATTACGTCCTCGAGGTCCTCCCGGGGATTATCGGGCGCCTGCGGGAGATGTCGCCGCTCCGGGAGGTGACGTGA
- a CDS encoding P-loop NTPase: MKIAIASGKGGTGKSTVAANLAFTLARSREVALVDCDVEEPNLHLFFPGSAVDIPVTTPVPEVDLARCTFCGECGKFCRFGALSVIKDRVILFPELCHSCGGCSLVCPQGAVGEVPRTVGRVACSCPLPALTLISGVLNEGEVQAPAVIRAAKLLAQGHPLTLYDASPGIACPVIETLEGSDACVLVTESTPFGLHDLRLAAEVAERVGIPAGVVINRSDGQDEATLDFCRERGLPVLMTIPFSREIAAVQNRGGLICRDLPGWEDRFAALFDGIVKIAGVSR, encoded by the coding sequence ATGAAGATCGCGATTGCAAGCGGCAAAGGCGGCACCGGGAAGAGCACGGTGGCGGCGAACCTCGCCTTCACGCTCGCCCGCTCCCGCGAGGTGGCACTCGTCGACTGCGATGTCGAGGAGCCGAACCTCCATCTCTTCTTCCCGGGTTCTGCCGTGGACATACCGGTGACGACGCCGGTCCCGGAGGTCGATCTCGCCCGCTGCACCTTTTGCGGTGAGTGCGGGAAGTTCTGCCGCTTCGGGGCCCTCTCGGTCATCAAAGACCGGGTTATCCTCTTCCCGGAACTCTGCCATTCCTGCGGGGGCTGCAGCCTCGTCTGCCCGCAGGGGGCTGTCGGGGAGGTCCCGCGTACCGTCGGCCGGGTGGCATGCTCCTGCCCGCTCCCCGCCCTCACGCTGATCAGCGGCGTCTTAAACGAAGGGGAGGTGCAGGCCCCGGCGGTCATCCGGGCGGCAAAACTGCTCGCACAAGGGCACCCGCTCACCCTCTACGACGCCTCCCCCGGGATCGCCTGCCCGGTGATCGAGACCCTCGAGGGGAGCGATGCCTGCGTTCTGGTCACGGAGTCGACGCCGTTCGGGCTTCACGACCTCCGCCTCGCGGCCGAGGTGGCGGAGAGGGTCGGCATTCCCGCCGGCGTCGTGATCAACCGGAGCGACGGGCAGGACGAGGCGACCCTCGACTTCTGCCGGGAGCGCGGGCTCCCCGTCCTCATGACCATCCCGTTCTCGCGGGAGATCGCCGCCGTCCAGAACCGGGGCGGGCTCATCTGCCGCGATCTTCCCGGGTGGGAGGATCGGTTCGCCGCCCTCTTTGACGGGATCGTGAAGATCGCGGGGGTGAGCCGGTGA
- a CDS encoding PQQ-dependent sugar dehydrogenase, translating into MLRAAAVMASVLVIFALAGFAGAQESPDAGNLTNAGSAYAADYRNSTSVTRLAGENETLDVSLEPVAEGFVAPLMLTDAGDGTGRLFVVDQIGTVSVIDGNGTLLEEPFLDVRDRMVDLNPPFDERGLLSIASHPGFPENGRVFAFYSAPLREGAPEGWDCTNRLSEFRVDPADPDRVDMTSEKVLLEIDKPQSTHNGGSIAFGPRDGYLYVSLGDGGAAGDSGTGHTPETGNAQDLTTIYGKVLRIDVDDISAGNVPEPPENATWSTGAGSLYGVPEDNPFLANASIPPEIYAYGFRNPAFISFDAEGNLYAADAGQDLFEEVSLVVKGGNYGWRLREGTHCFDLLHFRDPPGTCEAVGPLGEPLIGPIIEGGRDLGPVIIGGRVYGGTELPELSGRYVFGYWNGNFVAATPPPGWNASGFPASAENLMPGDIAMWRLQGLNVTAMSAGSGNDFLLGFGEDERSELYALTTGVAGPDASTATGRAWKIVPANVTAPLRT; encoded by the coding sequence ATGCTACGAGCAGCCGCAGTCATGGCATCCGTCCTTGTGATCTTCGCCCTGGCGGGCTTTGCCGGGGCGCAGGAGTCGCCGGACGCCGGAAACCTGACGAACGCCGGGTCGGCGTACGCGGCGGACTACCGGAACAGCACCTCCGTGACGAGGCTTGCCGGAGAGAACGAGACGCTCGACGTGAGCCTCGAGCCCGTGGCAGAAGGTTTCGTCGCACCGCTGATGCTCACGGACGCCGGCGACGGCACGGGCAGGCTCTTTGTCGTCGACCAGATCGGGACGGTCTCGGTCATCGACGGGAACGGCACCCTCCTTGAGGAGCCGTTTCTGGACGTCCGGGATCGCATGGTCGATCTCAACCCGCCGTTCGACGAACGCGGGCTCCTCTCGATAGCCTCCCACCCCGGCTTTCCGGAGAACGGACGGGTCTTTGCGTTCTACAGCGCACCCCTGCGCGAGGGGGCGCCGGAAGGCTGGGATTGCACGAACCGCCTCTCCGAGTTCCGGGTCGACCCCGCGGACCCGGACCGGGTGGACATGACCTCCGAGAAGGTCCTCCTGGAGATCGACAAACCGCAGTCTACCCATAACGGCGGGAGCATCGCGTTCGGTCCCCGTGACGGCTACCTCTACGTCTCTCTCGGCGACGGGGGCGCAGCAGGCGACAGCGGGACCGGCCACACCCCGGAGACCGGGAACGCCCAGGACCTGACGACGATCTACGGAAAGGTGCTCCGGATCGACGTGGACGACATCTCTGCCGGGAACGTCCCGGAGCCGCCGGAGAACGCCACCTGGTCGACAGGGGCGGGTTCCCTCTACGGGGTCCCGGAGGACAATCCTTTCCTCGCGAACGCGAGCATCCCGCCCGAGATCTACGCCTACGGGTTCCGGAACCCGGCCTTCATCTCGTTCGACGCCGAAGGCAACCTTTATGCTGCCGACGCGGGCCAGGACCTCTTTGAAGAGGTCTCGCTTGTTGTGAAAGGAGGCAACTACGGCTGGCGCCTCAGGGAGGGGACCCACTGTTTCGACCTCCTGCATTTCCGGGACCCCCCCGGGACCTGCGAGGCCGTCGGTCCCCTCGGGGAGCCCCTGATCGGCCCCATCATCGAGGGCGGCCGTGACCTGGGTCCGGTTATCATCGGCGGCCGGGTTTACGGCGGCACGGAGCTCCCGGAGCTCTCGGGGCGCTACGTCTTCGGCTACTGGAACGGCAACTTCGTCGCCGCGACACCCCCGCCGGGATGGAACGCGTCGGGCTTCCCCGCCTCCGCCGAGAACCTCATGCCCGGTGACATCGCGATGTGGCGGCTGCAGGGACTCAACGTCACCGCAATGTCCGCAGGGTCCGGGAATGACTTTCTCCTCGGGTTCGGCGAGGATGAACGTTCGGAACTCTACGCGCTCACGACCGGTGTCGCCGGACCGGATGCGTCCACCGCGACCGGCAGGGCCTGGAAGATCGTCCCGGCGAACGTGACCGCCCCGCTGCGGACGTAG
- a CDS encoding NifB/NifX family molybdenum-iron cluster-binding protein, giving the protein MRIAIAQDGNRVSEHFGHCEGYAIFDVEESIIYRRDDLPSPGHEPGRLPVFLAEHGVNLIIAGGMGPRAIELFHGNDIEVLLGIGGNVDYVAQDYIAGRLSPGKSSCHHEDGGECDGAH; this is encoded by the coding sequence ATGAGAATTGCGATTGCACAGGACGGCAACCGGGTATCCGAACACTTCGGGCATTGTGAAGGGTATGCGATATTTGACGTGGAGGAGTCGATCATCTACCGGAGGGACGACCTTCCGAGCCCCGGTCACGAACCCGGGCGGCTTCCGGTCTTCCTCGCGGAGCACGGAGTAAACCTGATCATCGCCGGCGGAATGGGACCGCGGGCCATCGAGCTCTTCCACGGAAACGATATCGAGGTTCTTCTCGGCATCGGTGGAAACGTTGATTACGTCGCGCAGGACTATATTGCCGGCCGTCTCTCGCCGGGGAAGAGTTCCTGCCACCACGAAGACGGCGGCGAGTGCGACGGGGCACACTGA
- a CDS encoding ATP-binding protein, with amino-acid sequence MIRLAVVSGKGGTGKTMVAAALADISGVPQVLADCDVDAANLELLFEPRRLTTEEFRGLEAARIDPERCRNCGICADHCRFGAIVRNDAWEAEALHCEGCGVCTYVCPMGAIRMELRVCGEIYTSATDRGNLAHARLFPGSGNSGLLVTEVKKRAMNLAGGADLLLADGPPGIGCPLIATIGGMDAVLIVTEPGVSALHDLARLVTVCRRFGVRIFVAINRFDLAEDICARIEDYCRKEEIPVAGKIPFDPQVIEAVRGGRPVTRSESPATDALRALRDSLFSELGLR; translated from the coding sequence GTGATCCGGCTCGCGGTCGTCAGCGGCAAGGGCGGCACGGGAAAGACGATGGTGGCGGCGGCGCTTGCGGATATCAGCGGAGTGCCGCAGGTCCTCGCCGACTGCGACGTGGACGCCGCGAACCTGGAACTCCTCTTCGAGCCCCGGCGGCTCACCACGGAAGAGTTCAGGGGGCTCGAGGCGGCCCGGATCGACCCTGAACGATGCCGCAACTGCGGGATATGCGCGGATCACTGCCGCTTCGGGGCGATCGTGCGTAACGACGCCTGGGAGGCGGAGGCCCTGCACTGCGAGGGCTGCGGTGTCTGCACCTACGTCTGTCCTATGGGGGCAATACGGATGGAACTCCGCGTCTGCGGCGAGATCTACACCTCGGCGACGGACCGGGGGAACCTTGCCCATGCCCGGCTCTTCCCGGGCTCCGGGAACTCAGGATTGCTCGTCACCGAGGTGAAGAAGCGGGCCATGAACCTTGCGGGCGGCGCCGACCTGCTGCTCGCGGACGGCCCGCCGGGGATCGGGTGCCCGCTGATCGCGACGATCGGCGGTATGGACGCGGTCCTCATCGTCACGGAGCCGGGAGTCTCCGCGCTCCACGATCTCGCAAGGCTGGTGACGGTCTGCCGGCGATTCGGCGTCCGGATCTTCGTCGCGATCAACCGGTTCGACCTCGCGGAGGATATCTGCGCAAGGATCGAGGACTACTGCAGGAAGGAGGAGATCCCGGTGGCAGGAAAGATCCCGTTCGACCCACAGGTGATCGAAGCGGTGCGAGGCGGCCGCCCCGTGACCCGGAGCGAGTCCCCGGCGACGGATGCTCTCCGGGCGCTCCGGGACAGCCTCTTCTCCGAACTCGGGCTCCGGTGA
- a CDS encoding DUF2298 domain-containing protein, whose protein sequence is MDLILQAYDVLLWVALIKGIQLALWPRLRPALGDYAYPAAYPASLLLFALATWYCGLLGVPVALALLVFVGLGAYGLSRGEYRPREIRDLLAWDAVFAVGFLFALAVRFVNPPIGYFSEQYMNHAFLASVIREPVVPPLDPWFAGGHLTVYYYLGHWLMGCLAIVTGIPSEVAFNLIPGTVYGTAFAALYALGHLLLSRWRWLPLAVLLLVPPSVPWFLATGRDLYGALQDTNWIVAGARFEFPAFSLLLGNVHAFEMAVFNQAFLLLLLGFAWCRWGGLDLRGRGTLSLLLALSIGSMPLLCSWDALVYGPVVAVFLLVLSLRERDLPTLAAAVAVPAAALLIYLPYYLHLEPAGVGGIGWGFSPTDPFAFLVVWGGFLGIIYAAVARDIRRFPVLLALALPFLAVGYVVLGIALVPLACLLLRRRHAFPALLCIAGLSVLVFCEVFYFQEMLGGDYSRFNTIFKFYFDAWILLGTGSLLLAGAWLAGRRPVLPADRWLAVVAAIALIAAPFALDVDIGRGLLGIDYPPAGYRTLDGFAYLDATRPGEAAAVDYLRTLPGGHCIVEAENGDYGYYSRVSSFSGIPTVLGQIGHELTWRGNGAWYTDRPAEIRAIYENPEETLVLMEKYNATLLYVGEPEHERYDVRLPESGLRLVYDEGGVRIYERIG, encoded by the coding sequence GTGGACCTCATCCTGCAGGCGTACGATGTGCTCCTCTGGGTTGCCCTCATCAAAGGCATCCAGCTCGCTCTCTGGCCCCGTCTCCGCCCGGCGCTCGGCGACTACGCCTACCCGGCGGCCTACCCGGCCTCCCTCCTCCTCTTCGCCCTCGCGACCTGGTACTGCGGCCTCCTCGGCGTCCCGGTCGCCCTTGCCCTCCTCGTCTTCGTCGGCCTCGGCGCCTACGGTCTCTCGCGGGGCGAGTACCGGCCACGGGAGATCCGGGACCTCCTCGCCTGGGACGCGGTCTTCGCCGTCGGCTTCCTCTTCGCGCTTGCGGTCCGGTTCGTAAACCCGCCCATCGGCTACTTCAGCGAGCAGTACATGAACCACGCCTTCCTCGCGAGCGTGATCCGGGAGCCCGTGGTGCCGCCGCTCGACCCCTGGTTTGCAGGCGGCCACCTCACCGTCTACTACTACCTCGGCCACTGGCTGATGGGCTGCCTCGCGATCGTCACCGGCATTCCGTCGGAAGTGGCCTTCAACCTGATTCCGGGAACTGTCTACGGGACGGCGTTCGCGGCGCTCTATGCCCTCGGGCATCTCCTTCTTTCGCGGTGGCGGTGGCTCCCCCTCGCGGTCCTCCTCCTCGTCCCCCCGTCGGTTCCCTGGTTCCTCGCCACGGGCCGGGACCTTTACGGTGCGCTCCAGGATACCAACTGGATCGTCGCCGGCGCACGGTTCGAGTTCCCGGCCTTCTCCCTCCTCCTCGGGAACGTTCACGCCTTCGAGATGGCCGTGTTCAACCAGGCCTTCCTCCTCCTCCTCCTCGGGTTTGCATGGTGCCGCTGGGGCGGGCTCGATCTCCGGGGACGGGGAACCCTTTCCCTCCTCCTGGCCTTGAGCATCGGTTCGATGCCGCTCTTATGCTCCTGGGACGCCCTCGTCTACGGTCCCGTCGTCGCCGTCTTCCTCCTCGTGCTCTCTCTCCGGGAACGGGATCTCCCCACCCTCGCCGCCGCCGTCGCGGTCCCGGCGGCAGCCCTCCTCATCTACCTCCCTTACTACCTGCACCTCGAGCCCGCGGGCGTGGGGGGGATCGGCTGGGGGTTCTCCCCCACCGACCCGTTCGCCTTCCTCGTGGTCTGGGGCGGCTTCCTTGGAATCATCTACGCCGCCGTCGCCCGGGATATCCGGCGGTTCCCGGTCCTGCTTGCTCTTGCCCTCCCGTTCCTCGCCGTCGGCTACGTCGTCCTCGGGATCGCGCTGGTGCCGCTCGCCTGCCTTCTCCTCAGGAGGCGTCACGCGTTTCCGGCCCTCCTCTGCATCGCCGGTCTTTCGGTGCTCGTCTTCTGCGAGGTCTTCTACTTCCAGGAGATGCTCGGGGGGGACTACAGCCGGTTCAACACCATCTTCAAGTTCTACTTCGACGCCTGGATCCTTCTCGGCACGGGCTCCCTCCTCCTCGCCGGGGCGTGGCTTGCAGGGCGGCGACCGGTCCTCCCGGCGGACCGGTGGCTTGCGGTTGTCGCCGCCATCGCCCTCATCGCCGCTCCGTTCGCCCTCGACGTCGATATCGGCCGGGGCCTTCTCGGGATCGATTATCCCCCGGCTGGCTACCGCACCCTGGACGGGTTCGCCTACCTCGACGCCACGCGGCCAGGAGAGGCTGCGGCGGTCGACTACCTCCGGACGCTTCCGGGCGGTCACTGTATCGTGGAGGCGGAGAACGGGGACTACGGCTACTACTCACGGGTTTCGTCGTTTTCCGGCATCCCGACGGTCCTCGGGCAGATCGGCCACGAACTGACCTGGCGGGGGAACGGGGCGTGGTATACCGATCGCCCGGCGGAGATCCGGGCGATCTACGAGAACCCGGAGGAGACCCTCGTACTCATGGAGAAGTACAACGCGACCCTCCTCTACGTCGGGGAGCCAGAACACGAGCGTTACGACGTCCGGCTGCCGGAAAGCGGGCTTCGTCTCGTCTACGATGAAGGCGGGGTCCGGATCTACGAACGGATCGGGTAA
- a CDS encoding CxxC-x17-CxxC domain-containing protein, whose amino-acid sequence MSNPMDYNRGNRNFGGPRNFGGPREMTKTVCSDCGKECEVPFKPTEGRPVYCQDCLPKHRKPRF is encoded by the coding sequence ATGAGCAATCCAATGGATTATAACAGAGGAAACAGAAATTTCGGTGGACCGAGGAACTTCGGCGGGCCCCGTGAAATGACGAAGACCGTTTGTTCAGACTGTGGGAAAGAGTGCGAAGTCCCCTTCAAGCCGACCGAAGGCAGACCCGTCTATTGCCAGGACTGCCTCCCGAAGCACAGAAAACCCCGGTTCTAA
- a CDS encoding 4Fe-4S binding protein → MAAVVDPEVCTGCETCVSACPAAAVTMDDGRAKVDPGLCVDCGTCVDECPAGAISLE, encoded by the coding sequence ATGGCGGCGGTGGTTGACCCGGAGGTATGCACCGGGTGCGAGACGTGCGTGTCGGCCTGTCCTGCGGCCGCGGTCACCATGGACGACGGCAGGGCGAAGGTCGACCCCGGACTCTGCGTGGACTGCGGAACCTGTGTGGACGAGTGTCCGGCGGGCGCCATCTCGCTTGAATGA
- a CDS encoding Lon protease family protein, translated as MDIEEYRNVYEPEKVECASTGEMRPMEEIIGQERALRALKFGLEIREKGFNVYTAGAQGTGRMTAVRSFLDELARAKPRASDWVYVHNFQDQYEPNAIALPGGRGPRFREDMKRFIEEARQALPRAFESEEYAKRRDETLQSLQGNRTDLIARINQRAQEAGFIIQMSPIGLLTIPVINGRPVPEEEFITLPDEVRAEVQRRRDALNADLRSTLRQVQDIERQGAEAVKDVNHDIALYAIGNLVAELKENYADVPEVPAYIDAVQNDILENLQAFLGVPEQPGAPPQFQAFIRELPFRKYEVNVVVDNAGTEGTPVIVEQNPTFQNLLGKIEKEVQFGIFTTDFTMIRPGSLHKANGGYLILDVEDLLRTPLSWDGLKTALKTGEAVIEEPGERMGFITAKTIKPEPIPLDIKVALIGTPMIYQLLYRMDPDFKELFKVKADFDIVMERNDENAGKYADFMCNLVREENLRHLDREAIARVIEYGSRLAADREKLSTLFAAVADLIREANFYAASDGAEQIQRQHVMKAIDEKVYRSNLIQQKIEEYIRRGIFLIETEGEKIGQVNGLSVIGLGDFAFGRPSKVTASIGVGREGIMDIEREAALGGPIHTKGVLIISGYLNNNYARDKPLGLSARLVFEQSYEGIEGDSASSTELYALLSALSGLPLKQYLAVTGSVNQKGEVQAIGGVNEKLEGFFEVCKAKGLNGNQGALIPASNVQNLMLKEEVVEAAKAGKFRIYPVRTIDEGIEVLTGVPAGTRREDGTYEEGTVNYLVDRRLREMAETLKGFQPMAAK; from the coding sequence TTGGATATCGAAGAATACCGGAACGTCTACGAGCCGGAAAAGGTAGAATGTGCCAGCACCGGGGAGATGAGGCCGATGGAGGAGATCATCGGCCAGGAACGGGCGCTCAGGGCGCTGAAGTTCGGCCTCGAGATCCGGGAGAAGGGGTTCAACGTCTACACCGCGGGCGCCCAGGGCACCGGGCGGATGACCGCTGTCCGGAGTTTCCTCGACGAACTCGCCAGGGCCAAGCCCCGGGCAAGCGACTGGGTCTACGTCCACAACTTCCAGGACCAGTACGAGCCCAACGCCATCGCCCTCCCGGGGGGGAGGGGGCCCCGGTTCAGGGAGGATATGAAGCGGTTCATCGAGGAGGCCCGGCAGGCGCTTCCCCGGGCGTTCGAGAGCGAAGAGTACGCCAAACGGCGGGATGAAACCCTCCAGTCGCTCCAGGGGAACAGGACCGACCTCATCGCCCGGATCAATCAGCGCGCCCAGGAGGCGGGGTTCATCATCCAGATGAGCCCCATCGGTCTCCTGACTATCCCGGTCATCAACGGGAGACCGGTCCCCGAGGAGGAGTTCATCACCCTCCCTGACGAGGTGCGGGCGGAGGTCCAGCGGCGCCGGGACGCCCTCAACGCCGACCTCCGGAGCACGCTCCGGCAGGTGCAGGATATCGAGCGGCAGGGGGCCGAGGCGGTCAAGGACGTGAACCACGACATCGCCCTCTACGCGATCGGCAACCTCGTCGCCGAACTCAAGGAGAACTACGCCGACGTCCCGGAGGTTCCGGCCTACATCGACGCCGTCCAGAACGACATCCTCGAGAACCTCCAGGCCTTCCTCGGGGTCCCCGAGCAGCCGGGCGCCCCGCCCCAGTTCCAGGCCTTCATCCGGGAACTCCCGTTCCGGAAGTACGAGGTGAACGTCGTCGTGGACAACGCCGGCACGGAGGGCACACCGGTGATCGTCGAGCAGAACCCCACCTTCCAGAACCTCCTCGGGAAGATCGAGAAGGAGGTCCAGTTCGGCATCTTCACGACCGACTTCACGATGATCCGGCCGGGCTCGCTGCATAAGGCCAACGGCGGCTACCTCATCCTCGACGTCGAAGACCTCCTGCGCACCCCCCTCTCCTGGGACGGGCTCAAGACGGCCTTAAAGACGGGGGAAGCCGTCATCGAGGAGCCGGGAGAGCGGATGGGGTTCATCACGGCAAAGACGATCAAGCCCGAGCCCATCCCACTCGATATCAAGGTGGCCCTCATCGGGACCCCGATGATCTACCAGCTCCTCTACCGGATGGACCCCGACTTCAAGGAGCTCTTCAAGGTCAAGGCAGACTTCGACATCGTGATGGAACGAAACGACGAGAACGCCGGGAAGTACGCCGACTTCATGTGCAACCTTGTCCGGGAGGAGAACCTCCGGCACCTGGACCGTGAGGCGATCGCCCGGGTGATCGAGTATGGGTCAAGACTCGCCGCAGACAGGGAGAAACTCTCGACCCTGTTCGCCGCCGTCGCGGACCTCATCCGGGAGGCGAACTTCTACGCCGCGAGCGACGGCGCGGAGCAGATCCAGCGGCAGCACGTCATGAAGGCGATCGATGAGAAGGTCTACCGCTCGAACCTGATCCAGCAGAAGATCGAGGAGTACATCCGGCGGGGGATCTTCCTCATCGAGACCGAGGGGGAGAAGATCGGCCAGGTGAACGGCCTCTCAGTCATCGGCCTCGGGGACTTCGCCTTCGGCCGGCCGTCGAAGGTGACCGCGAGCATCGGGGTCGGCCGCGAGGGGATCATGGACATCGAGCGGGAGGCGGCGCTCGGCGGGCCGATCCACACGAAAGGCGTCCTGATCATCAGCGGCTACCTCAACAACAACTACGCGAGGGACAAGCCCCTCGGCCTCTCGGCCCGGCTCGTCTTCGAACAGAGTTACGAGGGGATCGAGGGCGACTCCGCGTCGAGCACCGAGCTCTACGCCCTCCTCTCGGCGCTCTCGGGTCTCCCCTTAAAACAGTACCTCGCCGTCACGGGCTCGGTGAACCAGAAGGGCGAGGTCCAGGCGATCGGCGGCGTGAACGAGAAACTGGAGGGGTTCTTCGAGGTCTGCAAGGCCAAAGGGCTCAACGGGAACCAGGGAGCGCTGATCCCCGCAAGCAACGTCCAGAACCTGATGCTCAAGGAGGAGGTTGTCGAGGCCGCGAAGGCCGGGAAGTTCCGGATCTACCCGGTGCGGACGATCGACGAGGGGATCGAGGTCCTGACAGGCGTCCCGGCGGGCACCCGGCGGGAGGACGGGACCTACGAGGAGGGGACCGTAAACTACCTGGTGGACCGGCGGCTCCGGGAGATGGCGGAGACGCTCAAAGGGTTCCAGCCAATGGCGGCGAAGTGA
- a CDS encoding NifB/NifX family molybdenum-iron cluster-binding protein, with the protein MIIGITARAEGTSAPVEQRFGRAPYFVFVDTETGKSESIKNPLVDAAGGVGPRAVQMLAEHGATVVITGQVGGNAAKALEAGGIKAYAYRGSGSVADALAEHTAGNLQPLPLA; encoded by the coding sequence ATGATAATCGGTATCACAGCACGTGCAGAAGGCACGTCCGCCCCGGTCGAGCAGCGGTTCGGCCGGGCGCCTTACTTCGTCTTCGTCGATACGGAGACGGGAAAATCCGAATCGATTAAGAATCCCCTCGTTGACGCTGCGGGCGGGGTCGGGCCCCGGGCGGTCCAGATGCTCGCGGAGCACGGCGCGACGGTGGTCATCACCGGCCAGGTCGGCGGGAACGCCGCGAAAGCGCTCGAAGCGGGCGGGATCAAGGCTTATGCCTACCGCGGAAGCGGCAGCGTGGCCGATGCCCTCGCGGAGCATACCGCCGGGAACCTGCAGCCGCTCCCTCTCGCCTGA